AATGTGTGGACAATGTCCAGATAGCCATGGCCGATTTCGTATTCCACGAAGGCAGTGGTATCTTCCTGATGGAGCTCGAATCGATGGCGGGAAGGAATATGGATGATGTCTGTGTTCATGGGTCAATGTTTATTCTTGAACGGCCTTTCAGACATTCAGCGGGAAAGATCTTCCTGGTAGAGGACTCGGATACCGCTTGTATTAAGCGTGGAACGGGCGAAGACGGGGTCTTCTACATGGATGGCAACCATGGAAGTTCCGTCCCTGAAGGGGAGTAAAGGATAGAGGAAATCGACGTTTGTTTCCGCCCGGAACAGGGATTCGAGGCAGTTACGGAGATCGATTGCTCCCCGGCGGAGAGCCACGACAATCATTTCGCAGGAGGTGAAACCGATTCCACGTTCCAGAAACAGGGCAACGGCATGTTCCGGATCGCTGAGGATCATGCGGATGATCGTGACTTCCTGGCTGTCTACCGTGCTGCATCCCAGGCAGAGGATACCGTGGGATTCCAGCAGGCAGAGCAGGGCGGAAAACGTGCCAGCCCTGTTGTCGAGCATGACTGAGAACTGGCGGACGGGATTTCCGGGGAGTTGAACCATAGGATCGTCAATCATGGAGGGTTGGGGCGTTGAGTTTAGATGAGATCAGATACCGAATTGTTTGAGTGTTCTCCGGATGATGGATAGAGCTTGCTCCACTTCGTCGTCGGTGACGTTGAGAGGCGGTAGAAGGCGTACGGTACTGGGACCGGCCGGAACGGAGAGGAGTCCTTCTTTTCGCAAGGCTTCGACAACGATGGCCGCAGGTGTTTTGCCTTCTTCGGCGGGGATAATATCCGTGTTCAAGCCGATGCCGATGAGTAGTCCGAGCCCCCGGCTTTCCGTGATAATGGGCAAGTTCCAGGATTCGATTTCATGGCGGATTTCATCTCCGAGCTTTTTAGCCCGTTCGGGCAGGTTTTGCCCGATGATTTCTTTCAGCACGGTAAGAGCCACCGTGGAACAAAGGGGATTGCCTCCATAAGTGGAACCATGGGAACCGGGATCCATGATGGAGGAGAGTTCCGTGCCTTTTCCGTCCATGATGCGGTCACTGATCCAGAATGCGCCGATGGGGACACCCCCCCCAAGAGCCTTGGCCCAGGAGACTCCGTCCGGTCGGACATCGGGGTTGACGGCCCGCCAAGCCATGATGTCTCCGCAGCGTCCGAAGCCGCACTGGACTTCGTCTATGAGTAGGAGCAGGTCATGTTCCCGGCAGAGGTCGGAAATCCCTTCGAGGAACTCGGGGGTGCAAGGGTTGACTCCGCCTTCTCCCTGGACGGGTTCCAGCAGGATGGCGACGGTTTCCTTGCGGATGGCATTGCGGGCGGCTTCGAGATCGTTGAAGGGCAGGTAGCGGAAACCGGCGAGCATCGGGTCGAATTCCTTCTGGATTTTTGCTTGTCCAGTTGCCGCCATGCTGCCGAGAGTCCTCCCGTGGAAGGATTGGTGGAAGGTGAGGACCTCATACCGGGGCGAGCCGTCGTCCGCAGGTTTGCGATGGCCATACCGGCGTGCAGTTTTGATTAGTCCGTCGTTGGCTTCGGCGCCGCTGTTGGAAAAGAAGACCTTGCCCGGAGTTTGCGTGCACTTGTTGACAATGAATTCAGCGAGATCGGCCTGCTGGGGGATACGGTAGAGGTTAGAACAGTGAACGAGGGTTTCAGCCTGTTTTTGAAGGGCTTTTGTGACACTTGGGTAGCAATGCCCCAGGGCGCAGACAGCGATCCCGGCACAAAAATCAAGATAGCATTTGCCCTCACTGTCCCAAAGTCGGGAGCCTTCTCCGCGAACGATGGACATGGGAAATCTCCCATAGCTGTGCAATACGTACTTGTCGAATTTTTCTTCAGTGTTCATAGGATCGATTAGAGTTCGTTAGGTTCAAGGAGGGATGAAGGTCCTGAATGTTGTGTAAAATCAAAAGTTAGAACCTTTCAATGCGAAAGTGGGTCAGTGAGGCATCGGGCATGGCTGGATGACGGACGATATCGTCAATGAGGCGAGCCAGGCGGGATTCAGTTGCCAGCTGCCTCAGATATTGTGACAGGGCCGTTTCCGGACCTTGGACGAACATGCGAACGGTGCCGTCGGGTTCATTGCGTACCCAGCCGCTGATTTCCGGGAATGAACGCGCTATCTCATACGAGGTGTAGCGGAATCCTACTCCTTGAACGATTCCATGGAAGACAATTTCCAAAGCCTGGATTGATCCATCGCTCATGGCTGGGTGTGGGAAAGAGTGGCCTTGACGAGTACGGGACGGTGATCCGATGCCACGGGTTCGGTGATGACTTCTGTCGATTCGACCTTGCAGGTTACGTCTTTGTGGGTAAAGCAGCAGATGTAGTCGATAAGCTCTTTAGGGGCGTTGGCCGGGAAGGAAGGAACCTCTGTGGAATTGAGGATCGTGAAGTGGCGGGTGAGTTCTTTTCCTTGGGGCGAGCCGGGGTGCAGATTCAGGTCTCCCGAGAAAATGACGGGTTTGTCGTACGTTGCCGCTTCGCGGGCTATTATCTGGAGTGACGTGCTCTGATCTTCCGGCGTCAGGGATAGGTGCGTGGCAAACTGGACGAAGTCTTTGAATTCCAAGATGAGCAGAACGCGTTTCTCTTCACGTCCAGGCAGCGGGATGCGCCGTACGCCTTGCGGTTGTTCCTTGGAAAGAACGCCGATGCCGTAGGCTCCTCCCTGGTAATCGATGGCTTTGGCGTAGGTGGGATGCAAACCGGTTTGTTCCGCCAATTCCTGCAGAAAGTCCCGTTGACCGTTCCTCTGTGTTTTGCAATCCAGTTCCTGAATGGCAATGACGTCGGGATTGGCCTTTTTGATTGTTTCGGCAATACGGGAGGGTTCCGTTTTGTTGTCGAGTCCCCGGCAATTCCGGATATTATAGCTCATCAGGGAGACGACGGATGAAGAGGCTTCCGCATAAGCCCCGGTTAAAAAAAGACCGGTGATCAGGGCAAGAATGGGAACAATTGCTTTTTTCATGGAAACTGGGCATTTATCATAGACTTTTTTTAGCAGAATACAGCCCAAAATTTATACTTTTGACGATTTAAGACGTTTTCTTATGACTAAGGGTGTCATGATGGCGGAATTCGCATTTGCTGAGGTTGATGCGTCAGAGTACTTTGCCCCGCACCGTTTCATGAAATCTTTGATCCACCAAGTTGTGCTGCTTTTGGCGGGGCTGTTGTTTCTGACAACTGTTTTTGCGACGCTGAACACGATTGTTCCTCTATGGCTATCGCATGATTCCATTCCGACCTGGCTGATCGGTATGGTAAGCGCTTCGTTTTTTGTTGGCAACTTGGCGGGGACGCTGCTTGCTGGGGAGATGATACCCCGGATGGGCTACAAGACCAGTTTTGTGATTTCCTGTCTCCTTTGCTTGGGGTCGACGGCGTGCCTCATTCCCGTTGGCGGTCTGGCCGGCTGGATGTCAGTCCGCTTTATTGCGGGCATTAGCTGTGCTTTGGTATGGGTTGTTGTAGAAAGCGCGTTGCTCCGGTTGGGGACAAACAGCACGCGGGGAGGTCTTCTGGCCGCTTACATGGTGGTTTACTATATAGCTACGGTATTGGGACAGTTGCTGGTAACGGTACTGCCTGACGACCGGATGCGGGCGTCTTTGTGGATCGTTGCGATTGGAGTTGCTTCCCTGTTACCTATCGTGGTGTTGCGCTGCGGTCCTCCGGATCCTCCGAGGCCTTTCGCTACGATATGGGCGATGCTTTTTCGCAAGCGTCCTCGCCTGAGTGTACTGGGAAGCGTTATTTCCGGTATTGTTCTGGGTTCGATCTACGGATTGATGCCGCTCTTTCTCGTCCACAAAGGGATGTCCAACACGTGGGTCGGATACTGGATGGCGTTGCTGATTGGTGCCGGCATTGTCGGACAATGGCCTTTCGGGCGCATGGCTGACGTCAAGGGCAGGTACTATGTGTTGAAATTGCAATCCTGGTTGATTATTGCGGCGTGCCTTCTTTTGGCCCTGGACATCTGGCTGGGGGTAGCGCTGGTCATCCTTGGATGTGCGAGTTTTTCCCTTTATCCGGTAACGCTGACTCTTGGTTGCGACCGTCTTCCCAAGGAATACCTTGTGCCGATGAATCAGACCTTGTTGCTGAGTTTCACGGTGGGAAGCCTTGCCGGTCCGATGGGGACGTCATCCATGATGGAGCAGTTTTCCGATGCTATGATGCCGGTTTGCATGGCTGTGATGGCAGGATTGTATCTGATGATCCTGATTGTCCATGGGCGTCGGCAGGGAAGACCGGCTTTGCCGGCCCGGTTCAAGGGGATTTGGATGAAACGCCGTCATGGGATGCCATAAGGCAGGGGAGATACTGCCAGCTATGGTGGTGCGTGGTACTTATATTTACTCCGGACGGATACCTGTAATTTGGGGAATTGAAACGCCGCGTGTTTGTAAACGAGAAAAACCGTTCTGCGGACAAACCACAGAACGGTTAAAAAGCTAGGCTTGGCAAGGCGCCTCGGCAGGGTCTCGCCCTGAAAATCAGAGAGCCTTGTAGTACTGAAGATGGACGACAGGATTGATGCGGAGGTGTTCGCGGATGGGGCGAATGGCAGAGGGCTCGGCATCGAAGGTATAGGTGACGTACTGACCGGCCTTGAGGTGGTCGGACTCGTAAGCGAATTCGCGGCGGCCAACATTCTGGGTATCGGTGATTTGAGCCCCCAGGGAAGTCATTTCGCTGGCGATGTTCTTGATAAGTTCTTCAACCGGGAGTTCGGATCCCTTCATATTGAAAACGATAAGAGCTTCGTACTTTCTCATGATATTGTCGTTGTAAAATGATACGTGCAGATTCAAGCGCGTCTTGCGGTCGCGCAGGATGCACTTATTCAGGCGATAAGGCAAGCCCGTTTTTAAAAAATTTGACTGAAATACGCCGAAACAGCAAAGTTTTTAGAGGATTAGAGTGCCTTGAGGGCGATTTCGGCCGCACGGCAGGTGGCGTCGATGTCTTCTTCCGTATGGGCAAGGGAGATGAATCCTGTCTCGTAAGGGGAAGGGGCCATGTAGATCCCTTGTTCGAGCATGTTCCAGAAGTACTTTTTGTACATGGCTTTGTCGGCCATCATGGCATCCTGAAGGTTCAGGACGGGTCTGTCGGTGAAAAAGAGGCAGAACATGGAGCCGGAACGATGGAAGGTGAAAGAACGTCCGGCTACCTGCATGGCTTTCTTGAAACCTGCTTCAAGCCTGGCTCCCAGTTGTTCCAGGCGCACATATCCGTCCGTGCGTTCCAGTTCGTGGAGCTGGGCCAGCCCGGCGGCCATGGCGACAGGATTACCGGCGAGCGTTCCTGCCTGGTACACGGGGCCGAGTGGGGAAATGCAGTCCATGATGTCCGCTCGGCCTCCGAAGGCGCCGACGGGAAGCCCTCCGCCGATGACTTTGCCCATGCAGGTGAGATCGGGCGTGATTCCGTGGATTTGCTGGGCTCCGCCGGGGGCGACGCGGAAGCCGGTCATCACCTCGTCGAAAATGAGAACGGTACCGTATTCTTCCGTGATCGTACGGAGGAATTCCAGAAATCCATGTCGAGGCAGGTAGAAACCTGCGTTACCCGGGAAGGGTTCGACGATGATGGCGGCAATGTCGTCGCCGTACCGGACAAAGGCGTCTCGGACGGCCTCCCGGTCATTGTAGGGAACTGTGAGGGTCAACTGTGCGAACTCGCGAGGGACACCGGCGCTGTCGGGCTCGCCGAAGGTGAGGGCGCCGGAACCGGCGGAAACCAGAAGGGAATCGACATGCCCATGGTAGCAACCTTCGAATTTGAGAATTTTACGGCGTCCGGTATAGCCGCGTGCCAGACGGATGGCAGACATGGTTGCTTCAGTCCCGCTATTGACCATGCGTACTTTTTTGACAGAGGGGAACCAGCGGGTAACGGTCTCCGCCATATCCACTTCGATGGGAGTGGGGATACCGTAGCCCAATCCGCGATCGACAGCTTGGTGGACGGCGTCGAGGACGGCTTGAGGAGCATGGCCCAAAATGGCCGGTCCCCAGGTGCCCACGTAATCAATGAGATCCCGTCCATCGGCATCCGTGATGCGGGATCCTTTTGCGGAGCGTACGAAAAACGGATCTCCGTCTACATTGCGGAAAGCGCGGACAGGAGAATTGACGCCGCCGGGAATGACGGCTTTGGCGCGTTGGAAAAGCTGAGCGGAATGGGTCATGGCAGTGAAAAGAAGATTCCCGAGAAGGGTGAAAGGAATGGGCGAGGCAGTCAAGAACGATTCCCTTCTCTGTGGAAAGGAAGCATATTTCAGTTTTACTGACGGATGGAGATGCCGATCATGGAGAGGGGGCGGTCGGTCCGGTTCCAAATGGAGTGAGGGATGTGCCCCGGTACGGTGAAAGACGAATTCTGGACGACGATGGTTTCCTTCCCGTCCAAGAGGATGGTGGCTGTGCCGTCAACAACGATGAACAGGTGGGAGTGGAGGTGTGTATGCGGCGTATGGGGGCCTCCTCCCCCGGGTGAAATATAGGCAATAGCTCCGTCAATGATCTCCCCCTGTTCTCCGAAAAGTCTCTTGGCCAGGAAATGGATGTGGTCGGGCGGTGTTGTGTAGGTTGCCGGATTGTCACTCATCATATTGACGACAAAGATGGATTTATAGAGGCGGAGACAAAAAACAGAACGAGGACACCGCCGAAACGGTATCCTCGTAAAATTTTTGCCTGTAAGGCGGGATGGTTCTCCCGACCAGAGTCGGATTTAACCTTCGATGGGGGTGGTAGGAGCTTCGGATTCGGCGGGGGCTTCTTCGCGATTGCTGAAGCGCCATTTCACTTTGTAACGCTTGGCAGCGGAACGGGCCTTGCGGCGTTTTTCATCCATAGGGGTTTCAAAAGCACGACGGCGGCGCATCTCGTCAAGAATGCCTTCAACGTCGAGCTTGGTCTTGAGGCGCTTGAGAGCGCGATCGATAGGTTCTCCTTTTCTTACGGTAACTTCACGCATGATTAGTTCTTCCTTTTACTGATTGGTCGGGAATGGACGAACCGCATATCCTTTTCTGGTTCGTTGGTCAAGTTTTTTATGCTGTTGTGATGTAAATTTTTATAAGGCTGCGACGGCAGTCGGAGCGTATCCCAGGACTTCCAATTGCCAGTTAAGCAAGGCTTTTTTTCCGTTGTCTTCATTGTCCGCCATGGCTTCCAGGATGGAGCGCGAGGCGATGAAGGACGGCTCGATATCAAGTTTTTCAGCAACGGCGTTGCGTTTGGCGATCAAGCGTTCCAGGCGGGCGTCGAATTGTTCGCATTTCTGGCGTCGGGGGGCAAAGATTCGCTGCGGGTATTCATCCTCGTCGAGGAGGTAAAACTTTTGAACGGCGTCGATGAAGCGGGCTCTCCTGTGGCTGTGGAAGCGGGGGTGTGGCTGGACGGGGCTTTGATTCTGGAGTTCCTGGCTCCAGCGGATCAGGTCGGCGTTTGAGCAGACCATGAAGCTGGGTTTGTCCCAGACGGAGGCTTCCGCATCGCGCCACTGCCAGAGTTCGCGCAGAGCGGCGAGACCGCGACGGTTGAGTTTTCCGCATCCCTGGATGCGCCAGGGTTCCGGGTTGCCGCTTTTGAAGCGTTCCAAAGCACGATCCATATCGTGGCGGCATGTTTCCAAAAACCATTCGTAGCGTCCTTTTGCCTGAAGGGCTGCAGTGAGCTTGCCTGCCATGTCGAGCATGTAGTTGACGTCGTTGAGGGCGTAATCGAGCATGTTCTGGGGGAGCGGACGTTTGCCCCAGTCGGCTTTTTGCGAGGACTTGCTGAGTTTGACGTTGTAAAAATGTTCCACGAGGGCGGCAAGGCCGAACTGGCGGAAACCGAGCAGCCGGGCTGCAGTCTGGGTATCCAGGATCATGGCTGGAAGCGTGTTCCAGGCCTGGAGAAAGAGAGACATGTCGTAGTCGGCTCCATGCATCCAGACGGTAGTTTCCTTCAGCCAGTTGGAGAAGGGAAGCATGTCTTCGATCGATAGGGGGTCGATCATACACGAGTAGGAACTGTCCGCATACTGAATCAGGCAGAGTTTCTCGTGATAGCGATGGAGGCTGTCAGCCTCAAGGTCAAGAGCCACCTTGCCGTCAGGCTGCTGGAGGGCTCGTTCTTTCCATTCTAATAGCGCTTCCTTGTCAACGATCATTGTTCCGTACAAAGGCGCATTCAATCACGTCCCGCCTCCATGATCAATAAGGAAATTCCCGGAAGTTGGGATGGGGTGTTATTCCGGGTCGAGACTTGCGGTTGCAGAGGAGAGAATGTTGCGGATGAGCTTTTGCCGTTCATCTTTGGAGTGGGGCATTGGCTCGGGGTACGAAAATGGATCTCCCTTGTAGTTGCGCAGGGAGATGCCCCGGGCATCTCGGTCAAGGATGTAGTCGGGGTTGATGGGGATTTTTCCCCCCCCGCCGGGACCGTCGATGACATATTGCGGAACGGCGTAACCCGTTGTGTAACCGCGCAGCCGGGAAATGATATCGATGCCGGTCTGAAGGGAAGTCCTGAAATGGGAGGATCCCTTGATCAGGTCGCACTGGTAGAGATAGTAAGGCTTGACTCGGCACATCAGGAGTTTGTGGACGAGCTCCATCTGGATTTCCGGCGTGTCGTTGATGCCGCGTAGAAGGACGCTTTGGTTGCCCAGAGGGATGCCGGCATCTGCGAGCATGCCGGTTGCCCGGCGCGATTCCGCCGTCAATTCGCGCGGGTGGTTGGTGTGGATGGAGATAAACAGCGGTGCATGTTTCTTGAACATGGAACACAGGGATGGCGTAATCCTCTGGGGCAGGAAAATCGGAACGCGGGAACCGATGCGCAGAAACTCAATGTGAGGGATGGCACGAAGTTCCGTCAGGATGGCATCGAGTTTTTCTTCCGGCAAAAGGAGGGGGTCCCCTCCGGAAAGCAGGACGTCGCGTACTTGGGGAGTCCTGCGTAGATAATCCAGTGCTGCGGAAAGATCCAGAGAGAGGTGGTCGGGACCTACTCCCGAGACTCCGCGGGAACGGGTGCAGTGGCGGCAGTAGGACGCACAACGGTCAGTGACGATCATCAGGGCGCGGTCCGGATAGCGGTGAACGAGTCCCGGTACGACCATGTCATCGTCCTCGCCGCAGGGATCCTCCATTTCAGAAGGATCGGCGATGGCTTCATCCACGCGGGGGATAACCTGCCTCCTGATGGGGCACTCCGGATCATTCCGGTCGATGAGGGTAAAGAAGTACGGCGTAATGGACAATGCCAGGCGCGAGTGGGTGGCAAACAGGATGCCCGCACGTTCGTCGTCCGTCAGCGGCAGGAGTTCCTCCAGTTGGCGGAGGGTGCGGATGCTGTGACGCAGTTGCCATGTAGCATCATTCCACTGCACATCGGGAACATCTGCCCAAATTCCTCTCGGAAAGGATGGGAAACGGGCCGGTTGGGGTGTGGAAGGGTCCTGCGTCATAGGCAATTACACTGGCTATGGGTAACGATGTCTTGTTGGTAAGTCAAATATCCGTTGCGGCTTGTTGAATTGCTGACGGGGTCTCTGGCGGAAAAAATTGCGTTCACGTTCGTATTCGGGATTGATCATTCGTGCGGTTTCAGGCACTTAGCGGGCATGGAAGACGAAATGAATGAGGTGGAACGTAACCATGGAGACCAGCCCTTGCTCCTGCTCA
This is a stretch of genomic DNA from Akkermansia sp. N21116. It encodes these proteins:
- a CDS encoding acetylornithine/succinylornithine family transaminase, with translation MNTEEKFDKYVLHSYGRFPMSIVRGEGSRLWDSEGKCYLDFCAGIAVCALGHCYPSVTKALQKQAETLVHCSNLYRIPQQADLAEFIVNKCTQTPGKVFFSNSGAEANDGLIKTARRYGHRKPADDGSPRYEVLTFHQSFHGRTLGSMAATGQAKIQKEFDPMLAGFRYLPFNDLEAARNAIRKETVAILLEPVQGEGGVNPCTPEFLEGISDLCREHDLLLLIDEVQCGFGRCGDIMAWRAVNPDVRPDGVSWAKALGGGVPIGAFWISDRIMDGKGTELSSIMDPGSHGSTYGGNPLCSTVALTVLKEIIGQNLPERAKKLGDEIRHEIESWNLPIITESRGLGLLIGIGLNTDIIPAEEGKTPAAIVVEALRKEGLLSVPAGPSTVRLLPPLNVTDDEVEQALSIIRRTLKQFGI
- a CDS encoding acylphosphatase, yielding MSDGSIQALEIVFHGIVQGVGFRYTSYEIARSFPEISGWVRNEPDGTVRMFVQGPETALSQYLRQLATESRLARLIDDIVRHPAMPDASLTHFRIERF
- a CDS encoding endonuclease/exonuclease/phosphatase family protein codes for the protein MKKAIVPILALITGLFLTGAYAEASSSVVSLMSYNIRNCRGLDNKTEPSRIAETIKKANPDVIAIQELDCKTQRNGQRDFLQELAEQTGLHPTYAKAIDYQGGAYGIGVLSKEQPQGVRRIPLPGREEKRVLLILEFKDFVQFATHLSLTPEDQSTSLQIIAREAATYDKPVIFSGDLNLHPGSPQGKELTRHFTILNSTEVPSFPANAPKELIDYICCFTHKDVTCKVESTEVITEPVASDHRPVLVKATLSHTQP
- a CDS encoding MFS transporter, coding for MKSLIHQVVLLLAGLLFLTTVFATLNTIVPLWLSHDSIPTWLIGMVSASFFVGNLAGTLLAGEMIPRMGYKTSFVISCLLCLGSTACLIPVGGLAGWMSVRFIAGISCALVWVVVESALLRLGTNSTRGGLLAAYMVVYYIATVLGQLLVTVLPDDRMRASLWIVAIGVASLLPIVVLRCGPPDPPRPFATIWAMLFRKRPRLSVLGSVISGIVLGSIYGLMPLFLVHKGMSNTWVGYWMALLIGAGIVGQWPFGRMADVKGRYYVLKLQSWLIIAACLLLALDIWLGVALVILGCASFSLYPVTLTLGCDRLPKEYLVPMNQTLLLSFTVGSLAGPMGTSSMMEQFSDAMMPVCMAVMAGLYLMILIVHGRRQGRPALPARFKGIWMKRRHGMP
- the rpsF gene encoding 30S ribosomal protein S6 — translated: MPYRLNKCILRDRKTRLNLHVSFYNDNIMRKYEALIVFNMKGSELPVEELIKNIASEMTSLGAQITDTQNVGRREFAYESDHLKAGQYVTYTFDAEPSAIRPIREHLRINPVVHLQYYKAL
- the hemL gene encoding glutamate-1-semialdehyde 2,1-aminomutase yields the protein MTHSAQLFQRAKAVIPGGVNSPVRAFRNVDGDPFFVRSAKGSRITDADGRDLIDYVGTWGPAILGHAPQAVLDAVHQAVDRGLGYGIPTPIEVDMAETVTRWFPSVKKVRMVNSGTEATMSAIRLARGYTGRRKILKFEGCYHGHVDSLLVSAGSGALTFGEPDSAGVPREFAQLTLTVPYNDREAVRDAFVRYGDDIAAIIVEPFPGNAGFYLPRHGFLEFLRTITEEYGTVLIFDEVMTGFRVAPGGAQQIHGITPDLTCMGKVIGGGLPVGAFGGRADIMDCISPLGPVYQAGTLAGNPVAMAAGLAQLHELERTDGYVRLEQLGARLEAGFKKAMQVAGRSFTFHRSGSMFCLFFTDRPVLNLQDAMMADKAMYKKYFWNMLEQGIYMAPSPYETGFISLAHTEEDIDATCRAAEIALKAL
- a CDS encoding cupin domain-containing protein is translated as MMSDNPATYTTPPDHIHFLAKRLFGEQGEIIDGAIAYISPGGGGPHTPHTHLHSHLFIVVDGTATILLDGKETIVVQNSSFTVPGHIPHSIWNRTDRPLSMIGISIRQ
- the rpsU gene encoding 30S ribosomal protein S21 — its product is MREVTVRKGEPIDRALKRLKTKLDVEGILDEMRRRRAFETPMDEKRRKARSAAKRYKVKWRFSNREEAPAESEAPTTPIEG
- a CDS encoding KamA family radical SAM protein yields the protein MTQDPSTPQPARFPSFPRGIWADVPDVQWNDATWQLRHSIRTLRQLEELLPLTDDERAGILFATHSRLALSITPYFFTLIDRNDPECPIRRQVIPRVDEAIADPSEMEDPCGEDDDMVVPGLVHRYPDRALMIVTDRCASYCRHCTRSRGVSGVGPDHLSLDLSAALDYLRRTPQVRDVLLSGGDPLLLPEEKLDAILTELRAIPHIEFLRIGSRVPIFLPQRITPSLCSMFKKHAPLFISIHTNHPRELTAESRRATGMLADAGIPLGNQSVLLRGINDTPEIQMELVHKLLMCRVKPYYLYQCDLIKGSSHFRTSLQTGIDIISRLRGYTTGYAVPQYVIDGPGGGGKIPINPDYILDRDARGISLRNYKGDPFSYPEPMPHSKDERQKLIRNILSSATASLDPE